In a single window of the Dreissena polymorpha isolate Duluth1 chromosome 3, UMN_Dpol_1.0, whole genome shotgun sequence genome:
- the LOC127872948 gene encoding perlucin-like protein, translated as MKIRCFILLDVILVYVSADPRNETECRRGWIPHGTSCYLISHERQDWHSSEAMCELLGGYLVEIQNADEDAFIRRIVDSLQKSVWTGGADIEQEGKWVWMASMEPVNYANWDSGEPNSYQNSDENCVDVRPGHSGWNDERCMTIQNYVCENSEREVAVIG; from the exons ATGAAGATACGATGTTTTATATTGCTTGATGTAATTCTTGTTTATGTCTCTGCTGACCCGAGGAACG AGACAGAATGCAGAAGGGGATGGATACCACATGGCACCAGCTGTTATCTGATAAGCCACGAACGGCAGGACTGGCATAGTTCTGAG GCAATGTGTGAGCTTCTTGGCGGATATCTTGTAGAAATCCAAAATGCCGATGAAGATGCCTTCATTAGAAGAATTGTGGATTCCTTGCAAA AAAGCGTGTGGACAGGTGGGGCGGATATCGAGCAGGAGGGAAAGTGGGTATGGATGGCATCTATGGAGCCAGTCAATTACGCCAACTGGGACTCAGGAGAACCCAACAGCTATCAGAATTC aGACGAAAATTGTGTGGACGTTCGACCTGGCCACTCTGGATGGAATGACGAACGTTGCATGACCATTCAGAACTATGTCTGTGAAAATTCCGAACG GGAAGTCGCGGTTATAGGCTGA